GCCACGGTCTGGCGAACGGGCTCCGCGTCCGGCGGCGCGGAGGACAAAACTCCTGTTGCGGTGAGATTCCATTGCGACAACACTTGTCCGGTTCGTCGGAAAACGAGCTCCCGGCATGTCGTCCGCCTCCAGTATTTTCTTCGTCCGAAAGAGTGAAAGCTATCGAAGAGGACGGCGTGAGTACTCCATCGCAACCACCCGACCCGGCGGAACAGCCCGAACAGCAGCGGGCAGCGGAAGAACCCGCCCTCGGAGCCGAAGAAGAACAGCCCACCTCCGAAGCGGGAGAGGGCAAGTCTCGTAAACCGCTGGTGATCACACTCACCACGCTCGGCGTGGCGGTGCTGCTCGGAGTCCTCGGGACGTTCGCCCTCGGGCCGCTGCGGTCGAACATCACCGAAGCGATCTCGGGTTTCACGGGGCCGAACATCGAGAAGGGTGACTGCCTCGACATGATCGAGGCAGGGCTGGAGGACTTCGAACAGGAAAAGGTCGAGTGCGGCTCCGACGCCTCGGACTACAAGATCGTCAAACATCAGACGGGTAGTACGAGCTGCACCGACAAGGAGGACTACTACCAAGTCCTGACCTTCGACAATGACGTCTACTGCATGGTTCTGGACGTCACTCCGGAGGACTGTCTGTGGGTGCAGGGCGATCAGTACCTGGATACCAAGGTCGGCTGTGAGTCGGACAGGGCTTCGTTGAACGTGACCAAGGTCGCCGACAAGAGCGACAAGAACGTCTGCGCCCCCGGCTCCTACTACGCGACCTACCCCGAGCTCGCCCGCACGGTGTGCATGCAGGAAATCGGTGGTAAGGGCTGAAGCGCTGGGATGATCGTCCCCGTGAACGGACTCGCCGAGTGTTCGTTCGATACCGGCGGTACCGACCCGCGATCCCGCGGGCGGCACCGTCGTGGTTCTCCCGCGGCGCGTTCTCCCGTGGACAACGTTCGTGCGCCGTAGCCGGTCACGCGATGTCGGACGTGATGTCGCACCGGTAGCGATGAAACCCACCCGCGCTCGGGTGACCGGAGCCGCCCGCCCCCGGACGGTGGCGGGCGGCTCCTCGCGTCACGGGTGAATCGTGCCGTGCGCGGGTCACCTCGAGTCGCGGGTCGCCGCGTGCTCCGTAGTGGATTCGGCGGATTCAGCCGTGCCGGCGGTCTCCGTTTCGGAGTTCGTCCCGTCGGCTTCGGAACCAACCGCTGTTTCGGCCACCGCATCGTCTTCGGAGTCCGCTTCGCGGGACGCGCCCGATTCCGCGTGGGAATCCGGGTCTTCCTCGTGAGCGGCTTCTTCCGCCCTGGAGCGGTCCTCGCCGGACTCCGGCTCGGTCTCGGAATCCGGCTTCGCGTCGTCGGCCGATTCCGTTGTCGCGGTCGATTCCGTGTCGTCCTCCGGAACCGTGTCCTCGGTACGCTCGGTCGCGTCTTCCGGAGTCTCCTCGGATGCGCGTTCGTCCGCGACCTCCGCGGTATCCGCGGGCTCGGTGC
This portion of the Actinopolyspora lacussalsi genome encodes:
- a CDS encoding hypothetical protein (product_source=Hypo-rule applied; transmembrane_helix_parts=Outside_1_44,TMhelix_45_67,Inside_68_216) — its product is MSTPSQPPDPAEQPEQQRAAEEPALGAEEEQPTSEAGEGKSRKPLVITLTTLGVAVLLGVLGTFALGPLRSNITEAISGFTGPNIEKGDCLDMIEAGLEDFEQEKVECGSDASDYKIVKHQTGSTSCTDKEDYYQVLTFDNDVYCMVLDVTPEDCLWVQGDQYLDTKVGCESDRASLNVTKVADKSDKNVCAPGSYYATYPELARTVCMQEIGGKG